A window from Leuconostoc mesenteroides subsp. mesenteroides encodes these proteins:
- a CDS encoding NAD(P)/FAD-dependent oxidoreductase yields the protein MNYDVIFIGSGHAAWHGAQTLARSGKKVALVEENKVAGTCTNFGCNAKILLDGPAEMVHHLKHYHGIGINDTPNIIWPELMAYKHQVIDPLSDGLAHMLSVDGIDIINGHAKFLNNEKIVVADQVYQAEKFVIATGQRPAKLPISGSEFMKDSTDFLDLPDMPKSIVFVGAGYIAMEFASIAHAAGSDVTLIEYGDHALNGFDKVYSQKVVEDMTEKGIHFTFNQAVSSVSLLDNGQYQVDTVQGETYHVDYVMDTTGRVPNIEELALDDINVLYDKQGIVVNDHLQTSVDNIYASGDVISKTIPRLTPTATFESNYIASVLLGNQEPINYSVVPTVAFTLPRVAQIGVTVDEAAKDENLQVHEIPYGRVMRFQTKNDVHAAIKIVVNENKQLVGAALIGDFAPEVVNALVPVINQQYTSSDIKSQIYAFPTDSGIILPMISNYLA from the coding sequence ATGAATTATGATGTTATTTTTATTGGTAGTGGTCATGCTGCATGGCACGGAGCACAAACGTTAGCTCGTTCAGGAAAAAAAGTAGCCTTAGTGGAAGAAAATAAGGTTGCTGGTACATGTACAAATTTTGGTTGTAATGCCAAAATACTGTTAGATGGTCCAGCTGAAATGGTGCATCATTTGAAGCATTATCACGGTATCGGAATTAATGACACGCCCAACATCATTTGGCCAGAATTGATGGCTTATAAGCACCAAGTGATTGATCCTTTATCGGATGGTTTAGCACACATGCTTTCTGTTGATGGAATTGATATTATTAATGGACATGCTAAATTTTTGAATAATGAAAAAATTGTTGTTGCTGATCAAGTTTATCAGGCTGAAAAATTTGTGATTGCTACTGGACAGCGACCCGCAAAACTACCAATTTCTGGTTCAGAATTTATGAAAGACAGTACAGATTTTCTAGACTTACCTGATATGCCAAAGTCCATAGTATTTGTTGGCGCGGGTTATATTGCAATGGAATTTGCTTCAATTGCTCATGCTGCTGGGAGCGATGTTACTTTAATTGAATACGGGGACCATGCTTTAAATGGATTTGATAAGGTCTATTCTCAAAAAGTCGTTGAGGATATGACCGAGAAAGGTATCCATTTTACATTCAACCAAGCTGTTTCAAGTGTATCGTTACTTGACAATGGACAATATCAAGTTGATACAGTGCAGGGAGAAACGTATCATGTTGACTATGTTATGGATACAACAGGTCGTGTGCCCAATATTGAAGAATTAGCCTTAGACGACATTAATGTTTTGTATGATAAGCAAGGTATTGTAGTTAACGATCATTTACAAACTTCTGTTGACAATATTTACGCTAGTGGCGATGTGATTTCTAAAACAATACCAAGATTGACACCAACTGCTACTTTTGAATCGAATTATATTGCCAGCGTTTTACTAGGTAATCAGGAACCCATAAATTACTCTGTGGTGCCAACAGTAGCTTTTACATTACCTCGTGTAGCACAAATAGGGGTAACCGTCGACGAAGCGGCTAAGGATGAGAACCTACAGGTACATGAAATTCCTTATGGAAGAGTTATGCGATTTCAGACAAAGAACGATGTTCACGCAGCCATTAAAATCGTAGTCAATGAAAATAAGCAGCTAGTTGGTGCAGCTTTAATCGGTGATTTTGCTCCAGAGGTTGTCAATGCATTAGTTCCTGTGATTAATCAGCAGTATACAAGTTCGGATATCAAATCGCAAATTTATGCGTTTCCAACTGACTCAGGTATTATATTGCCAATGATTTCAAATTATTTAGCATAA
- a CDS encoding zinc-binding dehydrogenase, whose product MKAAVIDQYGGREQLKVIDIPVPTIQADEVLVENMATSINPIDYKAREGFLKQMFPWQFPVILGWDIAGIVASTGSEVANFKVGDPVFSRPDIDTRRMNGSYAEYTAVKADKLALKPNNISFVEAAAVPLAGLTALQMLRKLQLSSNQKILIQAGAGGVGIYAIQLAKMLGAYVVTTASQNNHEFVKSLGADFVIDYHKDNIQDLLSDFDAVLDTVGDVDNGIAILKSGGHLVTISNKLTDQQKKTSDKTVTEGWLNPSGQDLSILASYIAKGELQIVVDSLYPLTTDGIQSAHERSETHHARGKVVVQIKE is encoded by the coding sequence TTGAAAGCAGCAGTCATTGATCAGTATGGTGGCAGAGAACAGCTGAAAGTTATCGATATACCTGTTCCGACAATACAAGCAGACGAAGTTTTAGTAGAAAACATGGCCACAAGTATTAACCCAATCGACTATAAAGCGCGAGAAGGTTTTTTAAAACAGATGTTTCCATGGCAATTCCCAGTGATTCTAGGTTGGGACATCGCTGGTATAGTTGCTTCTACTGGATCTGAGGTAGCAAATTTTAAAGTTGGAGATCCAGTGTTTTCTCGACCAGATATTGACACAAGAAGAATGAATGGTTCGTATGCAGAATATACAGCTGTTAAAGCGGATAAATTGGCACTAAAGCCAAATAATATTAGTTTTGTTGAGGCTGCTGCTGTTCCTTTAGCTGGGCTAACTGCCTTACAAATGCTGAGAAAACTTCAGTTATCATCCAATCAAAAAATATTAATTCAAGCTGGTGCTGGTGGCGTTGGTATTTATGCAATTCAACTGGCTAAAATGCTTGGTGCATATGTAGTAACAACTGCTAGCCAAAATAACCATGAATTTGTGAAATCTTTAGGGGCAGATTTTGTAATTGATTATCACAAAGACAATATTCAAGATTTGTTATCTGATTTCGATGCTGTGTTGGACACAGTTGGTGATGTTGATAATGGGATTGCTATTCTTAAATCCGGTGGACATCTTGTCACTATTTCCAACAAGTTAACTGATCAACAGAAAAAAACATCAGACAAAACTGTGACAGAAGGGTGGTTAAACCCGAGCGGGCAAGATTTATCAATCTTAGCGTCGTATATCGCCAAAGGTGAGCTTCAAATTGTAGTGGATTCTCTTTACCCATTAACTACAGACGGCATTCAATCAGCCCACGAGCGCAGCGAAACACACCATGCCCGAGGAAAAGTAGTTGTTCAAATTAAAGAGTAG
- a CDS encoding glycosyltransferase family 8 protein, translated as MKEISILVTLDKSYIKPLKVMLLSLKETNVKSRFSIWLLHDSISKAEIDDFKGFTDKLAYDFHPLKIDATYWQTAPTLKQYPTEMYYRLLCAEYLPADLERIIYLDPDTLILNPIEALWSIDLKGNMIAAASHLGLTGINQTINNVRLRTKNEYFNSGVMLLDLNKMRAKVHKDDILNLIREHAKELVLPDQDILNYLYGDQILSIPEEVWNFDTRDNIVHFAKSRGQVDTNWVITNTSILHFCGRPKPWDKHNINRFTILYQHYQHMLELNYK; from the coding sequence ATGAAAGAAATAAGCATTTTAGTCACTTTAGACAAGTCCTACATAAAGCCCTTAAAAGTCATGCTCTTATCGCTGAAAGAAACAAATGTTAAATCTAGGTTTTCTATTTGGCTGCTACACGACTCGATATCAAAAGCCGAAATCGATGATTTTAAAGGTTTTACAGACAAATTGGCGTATGACTTTCATCCGTTAAAGATTGACGCAACTTATTGGCAAACTGCCCCTACGCTTAAACAATATCCAACGGAAATGTATTATCGATTACTTTGCGCTGAATATCTGCCAGCTGATTTAGAACGCATTATTTACTTAGACCCTGACACTTTGATATTAAATCCAATTGAAGCACTATGGTCGATAGACTTAAAAGGCAATATGATAGCAGCAGCAAGTCATTTGGGGCTAACGGGAATCAATCAAACCATTAACAATGTTAGACTGCGCACTAAAAATGAATACTTTAATTCCGGTGTGATGCTGTTAGATTTAAACAAAATGCGCGCAAAAGTTCATAAAGATGATATTTTAAATTTAATTAGGGAACATGCCAAAGAGCTGGTACTTCCTGATCAGGATATTTTAAATTATTTATATGGTGATCAAATCTTGAGTATACCGGAAGAAGTTTGGAATTTTGATACGCGAGATAATATCGTTCACTTTGCTAAGAGCCGTGGTCAGGTTGATACAAACTGGGTGATAACTAACACGTCTATTTTACATTTTTGTGGACGTCCGAAACCGTGGGATAAACACAATATTAATCGATTCACTATTCTTTATCAACATTATCAGCATATGCTAGAACTAAACTATAAGTGA
- a CDS encoding ATP-binding cassette domain-containing protein, protein MIKVRDLTVAYDGTPVFTNLSIQFEPGKITGIIGPNGAGKSTMIKGILGLINKQNGKVTLHDEPIAKQLKKIAYVEQRAALDLTFPINVFDTVLTGTYPNLGLFNIPGTKEKDAAKKALEDVKLSTFSQRQIGELSGGQLQRVFVARAIVQNADVIILDEPFVGIDMKSEADIMAILKQWRTAGKTIIVVHHDLNKVTTYFDNLVIINHGITAYGATADVFTKENIASAFSGDLSSILFEEEDQHA, encoded by the coding sequence ATGATTAAAGTCCGCGATTTGACGGTGGCCTATGATGGCACACCGGTTTTCACGAACCTATCAATTCAATTTGAGCCTGGTAAAATCACCGGTATCATCGGACCTAACGGTGCAGGAAAATCAACAATGATTAAAGGCATTTTAGGATTGATAAACAAGCAGAATGGTAAAGTTACATTACACGACGAGCCAATCGCAAAGCAGTTAAAAAAAATTGCTTATGTGGAGCAACGTGCTGCTTTAGATCTAACTTTTCCAATCAACGTTTTTGATACTGTTTTAACAGGCACGTACCCTAATTTGGGGCTGTTTAATATTCCCGGCACGAAAGAAAAAGATGCCGCCAAAAAAGCATTAGAAGACGTTAAATTATCTACGTTTAGCCAACGACAAATTGGCGAATTGTCTGGTGGCCAATTGCAACGTGTTTTCGTTGCGCGTGCAATTGTTCAAAATGCTGATGTTATTATTTTAGACGAACCTTTTGTCGGTATAGATATGAAGTCTGAAGCTGATATTATGGCTATCTTAAAACAATGGCGTACTGCAGGGAAAACCATTATTGTTGTACATCACGATTTGAATAAAGTAACAACTTATTTTGATAATCTGGTGATTATCAATCACGGTATTACTGCATATGGGGCTACAGCCGATGTTTTCACAAAAGAAAACATTGCCTCTGCATTTAGTGGTGATCTATCATCGATCTTGTTTGAAGAGGAGGATCAACATGCATAG
- a CDS encoding iron chelate uptake ABC transporter family permease subunit, with amino-acid sequence MHSIELFIDGLTKYNFLQTALITSILVGIMSGIIGSFIILRGMSLMGDAISHAVLPGVAVAYMLGINLLFGASVFGILAASLIGVVTMKSKLKNDTAIGIVFSAFFALGFILISLAESATNLHHILFGNVLAVSDNDLITTAIVLAIVLLFVVIFYKELLITSFDNTFAKAYGLKTQIMHYALMLVLTLVTVTALQTVGIILIVAMLITPAATAYLLTNRMSHMMIVAAVFSVISSIVGLYLSFTFNWASGPAIVLTAAIFFTLAFIFSPKQGIVFKRKS; translated from the coding sequence ATGCATAGTATTGAATTATTCATTGACGGACTAACAAAATATAATTTCTTGCAAACAGCACTAATTACATCAATATTAGTTGGTATTATGTCAGGAATCATCGGATCCTTCATCATATTGCGAGGCATGTCTTTAATGGGTGATGCAATTTCGCACGCCGTATTACCTGGCGTTGCGGTTGCATACATGCTCGGAATTAACTTGTTATTCGGTGCTTCTGTCTTCGGTATTTTAGCAGCATCATTAATTGGTGTTGTTACGATGAAGTCAAAGTTGAAAAATGATACAGCCATAGGAATTGTATTTTCTGCCTTCTTTGCATTAGGATTTATTCTTATCTCATTAGCAGAGTCTGCGACCAATTTGCACCACATTTTATTTGGAAACGTCCTAGCTGTTTCTGACAATGATTTAATTACTACTGCAATTGTGCTTGCCATAGTATTATTGTTTGTTGTTATCTTTTATAAAGAGTTACTTATCACATCATTTGACAACACCTTTGCTAAAGCTTATGGTCTTAAAACTCAAATTATGCATTACGCTCTAATGCTTGTTTTGACGTTAGTGACGGTGACAGCTTTGCAAACGGTCGGAATTATCTTAATAGTAGCCATGCTAATTACACCAGCAGCTACAGCTTACTTATTAACGAATCGTATGTCTCATATGATGATTGTTGCTGCGGTCTTTTCTGTCATATCCTCGATTGTAGGGTTGTACCTAAGTTTCACATTTAACTGGGCATCAGGTCCAGCAATTGTTCTTACAGCAGCAATTTTCTTTACATTGGCCTTTATTTTTTCACCAAAACAAGGCATTGTCTTTAAAAGAAAGTCTTAA
- a CDS encoding metal ABC transporter substrate-binding protein has product MIKRLSIIVVAVVVILSGVLWFVNSSQGGKTSQHDKLQVVATNSIIGNMVEEVAGNKVNLHIIVPRGTDPHEYEPRPQDISAAQEADVLFHNGLNLETGGSGWFKKMYQNAGKKIDKQVFAVSKGVVAKHLTDKGKENELDPHAWLDMQNGIKYVKNIEKVLIAQDPDNASTYKKRTAAYVEKLSSLDESAKNKFNNIPENKKLLVTSEGAFKYFSAAYGITPAFIWEINTESQGTPEQMKQVLAKIRATNVPSLFVESSVSPKAMEKVSKETGLPIYSKIYTDSLAKKGQPADTYYGMMKWNLDKISEGLSK; this is encoded by the coding sequence ATGATTAAACGCTTGAGTATTATCGTAGTGGCCGTTGTTGTCATATTAAGTGGTGTGCTGTGGTTTGTTAATAGTAGTCAAGGCGGAAAAACAAGTCAACATGATAAGTTACAAGTTGTTGCGACAAACTCGATTATTGGTAACATGGTTGAGGAAGTTGCTGGTAATAAAGTCAACTTACATATCATCGTGCCACGTGGTACTGACCCGCACGAATACGAACCGCGTCCACAAGATATTTCAGCAGCACAAGAAGCTGATGTACTCTTTCACAATGGACTAAACCTTGAAACTGGGGGCTCTGGTTGGTTCAAAAAAATGTATCAAAATGCAGGAAAGAAAATAGACAAGCAAGTGTTTGCTGTTTCAAAAGGCGTGGTAGCTAAGCATCTGACTGACAAAGGGAAGGAAAATGAATTAGATCCTCACGCTTGGTTGGATATGCAAAACGGTATCAAGTATGTTAAAAATATTGAAAAAGTATTAATTGCTCAAGATCCTGATAATGCTAGCACATATAAGAAGCGAACAGCAGCCTACGTTGAGAAACTATCTTCCTTAGATGAAAGTGCTAAAAATAAGTTCAATAATATTCCTGAAAATAAGAAATTATTAGTGACTTCTGAGGGTGCATTTAAATATTTCTCAGCAGCTTATGGTATCACACCAGCATTTATTTGGGAAATCAATACAGAGTCTCAAGGTACACCCGAGCAGATGAAACAAGTATTGGCGAAAATTAGAGCTACTAATGTACCTTCATTATTCGTGGAAAGTTCAGTGTCTCCTAAGGCAATGGAGAAGGTTTCTAAGGAAACTGGCTTACCTATTTATTCAAAAATTTATACGGATTCTTTGGCTAAAAAAGGTCAGCCAGCGGATACTTATTACGGTATGATGAAATGGAACCTGGATAAGATTTCAGAAGGCCTGTCAAAGTAA
- a CDS encoding transcriptional regulator has protein sequence MKKNRDMNTPSVTKSRMALFHSKKRSSSFKLYIVLAATTVLLSAFGYAAYYFYSLNNTLSKSFSSTGLDSEKKATQLIQDKKPVSFLVLGTDIGTDGGFGTDRSRVGLTDSMMVVTVNPKSETTTLISIPRDIMTSISGFESSFPQKLNAAYAFKTASDKNVSLGDGVSTTMDTIQKMFNFPINYFAMVNMSGLGDVVEQLGGVQVKSPLTFAFSQETAHESGKDLYQFTEGVSTFKYAADGENFKTYSKMNGQAALAFSRMRYQDPKGDYGRTERQRLLLQQIISRVKQNPTQVVNLKFINSTTKNIASNLKSEDMLKLGTNYLNASKHIVSYTVQGQGETFEGISYQRVTTAQRQAITDKVRSSLNLKAATTGNEFGSHITENNLAQVGTADQLYPENNTDENMQLHEE, from the coding sequence ATGAAGAAAAATAGAGATATGAATACGCCATCAGTTACTAAAAGCCGTATGGCGTTATTTCATAGTAAAAAACGTAGCTCATCATTTAAATTGTATATCGTTTTAGCAGCGACTACTGTGTTACTATCTGCTTTTGGCTATGCTGCATACTATTTTTATAGTTTAAATAACACGCTTAGTAAATCATTTTCATCAACAGGTCTGGATTCTGAAAAAAAAGCTACACAATTAATTCAGGATAAAAAGCCAGTATCTTTCTTAGTTTTGGGCACAGATATTGGCACAGACGGTGGATTTGGCACAGATCGTAGTCGTGTAGGCTTAACTGACTCTATGATGGTTGTAACTGTTAATCCCAAATCTGAGACAACTACTTTAATTTCTATTCCAAGAGATATCATGACATCTATTTCTGGTTTTGAGAGCAGTTTTCCTCAAAAATTGAATGCTGCCTATGCATTTAAGACCGCTTCGGATAAGAATGTTTCGTTGGGGGATGGTGTAAGTACAACAATGGATACCATACAAAAAATGTTTAATTTTCCAATCAACTATTTCGCTATGGTCAACATGAGTGGGCTTGGGGATGTCGTCGAGCAACTTGGTGGTGTGCAAGTTAAGTCACCTTTAACGTTTGCCTTTAGCCAAGAAACTGCCCACGAAAGTGGCAAAGATTTGTATCAGTTTACGGAGGGCGTTAGTACATTTAAGTACGCTGCTGATGGTGAAAATTTTAAAACCTATAGTAAAATGAATGGACAGGCAGCCTTGGCGTTTTCTCGAATGCGATATCAAGATCCAAAGGGTGATTACGGCCGAACTGAACGACAACGCTTGTTATTGCAACAAATTATTAGTAGAGTTAAGCAAAATCCGACTCAAGTAGTTAATTTAAAATTCATAAATTCGACGACAAAAAACATTGCTTCTAATCTAAAATCGGAAGATATGTTGAAATTAGGTACTAACTACCTTAATGCTTCAAAGCATATTGTTTCATATACTGTTCAAGGACAAGGTGAGACATTTGAAGGTATTTCATACCAACGTGTCACCACTGCACAGCGACAAGCAATAACGGACAAAGTTAGAAGTAGTTTGAATTTAAAAGCAGCTACAACTGGAAATGAATTTGGTAGTCATATTACAGAAAATAATTTAGCTCAAGTAGGTACCGCAGATCAATTGTATCCAGAAAACAATACTGACGAAAATATGCAGTTGCATGAAGAGTAA
- a CDS encoding HAD-IC family P-type ATPase, whose product MNTKSKEVNDDVPLSSSAKSYHQEWSKVVKDLHANYPNGLSDKEVKDRLQKNGYNEVNPKVIPKWLIFLRQFNNVIVYILVVAALLTLFMQHYADSVVIALVVLINALIGYLQEVNASNALDKIKNMLSVEATVIRDGERFDVAARELVPGDLVYLEAGDNVPADLRIIDADNLRIQESSLTGEADSVLKNEAILSENVPLAERSNMAYASTAVTNGSATGIVVNTGVHSQIGQISQSVADVSDKKSPLTRELDSLGRGISWLIIAVAIIMFALGWFLKIYDLSTLIMAIIAMIVGAMPEGLPAATSIILATGVQKLTKKNAIVKTLPAAETLGAIDIIASDKTGTLTKNEMTIQDIIIGENHYTITGTGYEPDGDIILDNKIVDATQDKNLEMFLTMGHQANDTFLTEEAGVWTINGEPTDAAFLSAYYKAFGQKTPKLKELDRIPFDSDYRYMARLVENKHQERFVAIKGSPDRLFTLARKDSNFDYEYWTKVSAKFAKSGKRVIAVGYVDVDSNTSEVLHETLEAQGVTFLGLAAIIDPPRPEVVDAISDMREAGIRVKMITGDSPDTAKAIAQQLGLADKIEAITGSEVEAMTDNQLAKVVTNYDVFARTTPQDKLRIISAYQETGLVTAMTGDGVNDAPALKKADIGVAMGIKGTDVAKDSADMVLANDDFSTIKVAIEQGRRLYDNIRKTILYLLPTSFAEGLIVVFSILMRQPMPLTATQLLWINLVSALTLQLAFIFEPAEPGLMKRPPRKTTAKLMSRYDVFQMVYVSVIIAAVALVVFEQLDDITGFSVASTMAVNILIFGKIFYMFNIRTEAPALSKTFWTNPMAFAAIGAMIILQLLFTYVPFMQGVFSTAALSLSDWLFIISTGLIVLIVTELDKYRRMIVNR is encoded by the coding sequence ATGAACACAAAGTCGAAAGAGGTAAATGACGACGTTCCGTTATCGTCCTCAGCAAAGTCTTACCACCAGGAGTGGTCTAAGGTAGTCAAGGATTTACATGCCAATTATCCTAACGGCCTATCAGACAAAGAAGTAAAAGATCGCTTACAAAAAAACGGTTATAATGAGGTTAATCCAAAAGTTATTCCGAAGTGGTTGATTTTTTTACGGCAATTCAATAATGTTATTGTTTATATTTTAGTAGTAGCTGCATTGTTAACACTTTTTATGCAACACTATGCGGATTCAGTTGTTATTGCATTAGTTGTATTAATTAATGCGTTAATTGGCTATTTACAAGAAGTGAATGCTAGTAATGCATTAGATAAAATAAAAAATATGTTGTCTGTCGAAGCCACTGTTATTCGTGATGGGGAACGATTTGATGTTGCGGCTAGAGAACTAGTACCTGGTGATTTAGTCTACCTAGAGGCTGGAGATAATGTTCCCGCCGATTTGCGAATTATAGATGCTGATAATTTGCGTATCCAGGAGTCGTCTCTAACAGGAGAGGCTGATTCCGTTCTCAAAAATGAAGCTATTTTGTCTGAAAATGTGCCATTGGCAGAGCGTAGTAATATGGCTTATGCATCGACAGCTGTGACTAATGGTAGCGCTACAGGAATTGTAGTAAATACCGGTGTCCATTCACAGATTGGTCAAATTTCTCAAAGCGTTGCTGATGTTTCAGATAAAAAATCACCATTAACAAGAGAATTAGATAGTTTAGGTCGTGGCATTTCTTGGCTAATTATCGCTGTGGCTATAATCATGTTTGCCTTGGGTTGGTTTTTAAAAATATATGACTTATCTACCTTGATTATGGCTATTATTGCGATGATCGTCGGTGCAATGCCAGAAGGGTTACCAGCAGCTACGTCAATTATCTTAGCAACCGGTGTTCAAAAGTTAACCAAAAAGAACGCAATTGTGAAAACGTTACCCGCTGCTGAAACCTTAGGTGCAATAGACATTATTGCATCTGACAAAACGGGAACATTAACGAAAAATGAAATGACCATTCAAGATATTATTATTGGTGAGAATCATTATACGATTACTGGGACTGGATATGAACCCGATGGTGATATTATTCTCGACAACAAAATTGTCGATGCAACACAAGACAAAAATCTTGAAATGTTTTTAACAATGGGACACCAAGCGAATGATACTTTTTTAACCGAAGAAGCAGGTGTCTGGACCATTAACGGTGAACCGACTGATGCTGCATTTCTCTCAGCTTACTACAAGGCTTTTGGACAAAAAACACCTAAATTAAAAGAGTTAGACCGTATTCCGTTCGATTCTGATTATCGATATATGGCTCGCTTAGTTGAAAACAAACATCAAGAGCGATTTGTCGCCATTAAGGGGTCGCCAGATAGATTATTCACATTAGCTCGGAAAGATTCAAATTTTGACTACGAGTATTGGACAAAAGTATCAGCAAAGTTTGCTAAATCTGGAAAACGTGTAATTGCTGTGGGATATGTTGATGTGGATTCAAACACGTCAGAAGTCCTTCACGAAACACTTGAAGCTCAAGGTGTGACATTCTTAGGATTAGCTGCTATTATTGATCCGCCACGTCCTGAGGTTGTTGATGCTATTAGCGACATGCGTGAGGCCGGTATTCGCGTCAAAATGATTACTGGCGATAGTCCTGATACAGCCAAAGCCATCGCGCAACAGCTTGGTTTGGCCGACAAAATTGAAGCTATTACTGGATCAGAAGTTGAAGCAATGACGGATAATCAGTTGGCTAAGGTTGTTACAAATTATGATGTCTTCGCACGAACTACGCCACAAGATAAGTTACGTATTATATCTGCCTATCAAGAAACTGGATTGGTAACTGCCATGACTGGTGATGGTGTTAATGATGCACCAGCGTTAAAAAAGGCTGATATCGGTGTAGCAATGGGAATTAAAGGTACTGATGTTGCGAAAGATTCGGCGGATATGGTTTTGGCGAACGATGATTTTTCAACAATTAAAGTGGCTATCGAGCAAGGCCGACGTTTATATGATAATATTAGAAAAACGATCTTATACTTGTTACCTACAAGTTTTGCCGAAGGGTTGATAGTTGTCTTTAGTATATTAATGCGCCAGCCAATGCCTTTAACTGCTACACAATTACTATGGATTAACTTGGTTTCTGCTTTGACGCTACAATTAGCATTTATATTTGAGCCAGCCGAACCAGGATTGATGAAACGCCCACCGCGGAAAACAACGGCCAAATTAATGAGTCGATACGATGTTTTCCAAATGGTTTATGTTAGTGTCATTATTGCAGCAGTAGCTCTTGTCGTTTTTGAACAGTTAGATGATATCACAGGTTTTTCTGTGGCAAGTACAATGGCTGTTAACATACTTATTTTTGGTAAAATTTTCTATATGTTTAATATCAGAACAGAGGCACCAGCGCTAAGTAAAACATTTTGGACGAATCCAATGGCGTTTGCGGCTATTGGTGCTATGATTATTTTACAGTTACTGTTTACGTATGTACCTTTTATGCAAGGTGTGTTTTCTACAGCTGCGTTATCACTTTCTGACTGGTTGTTCATCATCTCAACAGGTTTGATAGTTCTAATCGTAACAGAGTTAGATAAGTATCGTCGTATGATTGTAAACCGATAG
- a CDS encoding membrane protein has translation MFNKKSSLYSLRLCLSIIGTIIIAFGIVLFRLANLGIDPATATDIGISNTFDWNLGHYQLAFNALLFLAVLFFDQTQFGVGTLINMSLPGYIIAYFTPKFEPVVRHWFGTSSYLENIFLFSTGMFLFSLGIGIYTSVNLGVSPYDAVAPLFNKKKWASYRLTRSVQDLVFFIVAIIFGGPLGIGTFLIATLTGYIVQYWRQLFKKIKYYTKTIPRKRI, from the coding sequence TTGTTCAATAAAAAATCAAGTTTATATTCTTTGCGCCTTTGTTTGTCTATTATTGGCACTATTATTATTGCCTTTGGGATTGTTTTATTCCGTTTGGCTAACTTGGGCATTGATCCAGCGACAGCAACAGATATTGGTATATCAAATACTTTCGATTGGAACTTGGGACACTATCAGCTAGCATTTAATGCACTGTTATTCCTTGCCGTTTTGTTTTTTGATCAAACACAGTTTGGTGTCGGTACTTTAATCAATATGTCATTACCAGGATATATTATTGCTTATTTTACACCGAAATTTGAACCTGTAGTTAGACATTGGTTTGGAACTTCTTCTTATCTTGAAAACATATTCTTATTTAGTACTGGTATGTTTTTATTCTCATTAGGAATTGGTATATATACAAGTGTGAATCTTGGTGTTTCGCCGTACGATGCGGTTGCACCATTGTTTAACAAAAAAAAATGGGCTAGTTATCGTTTGACAAGATCTGTTCAAGATTTGGTATTTTTTATAGTTGCCATTATATTTGGTGGGCCACTTGGTATTGGCACCTTTTTAATTGCTACATTAACCGGTTATATTGTGCAATACTGGCGTCAGCTATTTAAAAAAATAAAATATTACACCAAAACTATTCCTCGTAAGCGCATCTGA